One part of the Pseudopipra pipra isolate bDixPip1 chromosome 3, bDixPip1.hap1, whole genome shotgun sequence genome encodes these proteins:
- the NT5E gene encoding 5'-nucleotidase isoform X2 has translation MRSTCGCRARRAGSAWPRAGQGRRLPGAARRLRGAPGGSPAPRLEKAARPVLPSPPRPPPLRSRGAARSPRIMAGRADPLWLSPWLWLCTAGLCAAAELRLTLLHTNDVHGRVEAQGAGPRRCAGDAPGCFGGVARRAARVAAERAAHPNVLLLDAGDQYQGTVWFSRFKGREAVHFMNLLRYDAMALGNHEFDEGVSGLLDPLLKNANFTVLSGNIKGKTPLGNEMMKYVNPFKIVHFDSESVGIVGYTTQETSFLSQPGTPPSTEVPAGPYPFMVDSDDGRKVPVVQAYAYGKYLGYLNVTFDKKGNVVEAVGNPILLDSSIPEDEHIKEEVEKWRENLGNYSKEIGKTNVYLNGTSQACRFQECNMGNLLCDAVLYENVGRPDKKSWNHVSMCILNGGGIRSPIDEQSTNGSITMEDLLSVLPFGGRFDMVRVKGSTLKEAFEHSVHRYGRGSGELLQVGGIHVVYDLSRAPGSRVVSLEVLCTACRVPSYIPLHMDEIYNVTLPSYMLFGGDGYHMLKDKNMGYSKGEPDIEVVSRYLQRMERVYPAVEGRIKFSSGSLHKASLTLISALFTATFLHT, from the exons ATGCGGAGCACCTGCGGCTGCCGCGCCCGACGGGCGGGCAGCGCTTGGCCGCGGGCGGGTCAGGGCCGCCGGCTCCCCGGGGCGGCGCGCAGGCTGCGCGGTGCCCCCGGCGGCTCGCCCGCTCCCCGCCTCGAAAAAGCGGCGCGTCCCGTCCTTCCTTccccgccgcggccgcccccTCTCCGGTCCCGCGGAGCGGCGCGCAGCCCTCGCATCATGGCGGGGCGTGCGGACCCGCTGTGGCTGTCCCcgtggctgtggctgtgcacGGCGGGGCTCTGCGCGGCGGCGGAGCTGCGACTGACCCTGTTGCACACCAACGACGTGCACGGGCGGGTGGAGGCGCagggcgcggggccgcggcgctGTGCGGGGGATGCCCCGGGATGCTTCGGCGGCGTGGCGCGGAGAGCGGCGAGGGTGGCGGCGGAGCGGGCCGCGCACCCCAACGTGCTGCTGCTGGACGCCGGGGACCAGTACCAGGGCACGGTGTGGTTCTCCCGCTTCAAGGGCCGGGAGGCGGTCCACTTCATGAACCTCCTGCGCTACGATGCCATG GCTTTGGGTAACCATGAGTTCGATGAAGGTGTGAGTGGATTATTGGATCCTCTTcttaaaaatgctaattttaCAGTCCTGAGTGGAAACATTAAAGGGAAAACTCCATTAGGGAATGAAATGATGAAATATGTTAATCCTTTTAAAATAGTTCATTTTGACTCAGAATCAGTAGGAATTGTTGGCTACACTACACAGgaaacttcttttctttcacagccAG GCACCCCACCCTCTACTGAAGTGCCAGCTGGCCCATATCCATTCATGGTTGACTCAGATGATGGGAGGAAGGTGCCAGTTGTACAAGCTTACGCTTATGGGAAATATCTTGGTTACTTAAATGTTACATTTGACAAGAAAGGAAATGTAGTTGAAGCAGTTGGGAACCCCATTTTGCTGGACAGCAGTATCCCTGAAG ATGAGCACATTAAAGAAGAAGtggaaaaatggagagaaaacCTGGGGAATTACTCTAAAGAGATTGGAAAAACTAATGTTTACCTGAATGGTACAAGCCAAGCATGCCGTTTCCAGGAATGTAACATGGGAAATTTGCTTTGTGATGCTGTG CTTTATGAAAATGTTGGGCGTCCAGATAAAAAATCATGGAACCACGTTTCAATGTGCATCCTGAATGGAGGTGGGATACGGTCACCCATTGATGAACAGAGCACTAATG GTAGCATTACTATGGAAGATTTGCTGTCTGTTTTGCCATTTGGAGGTCGTTTTGATATGGTAAGGGTAAAAGGCTCCACTCTGAAAGAAGCTTTTGAGCACAGTGTGCATAGATATGGAAGAGGAagtggagagctgctgcaggttgGAG GCATCCATGTGGTCTATGATCTTTCCAGAGCCCCAGGAAGCAGAGTTGTTAGCTTAGAAGTGCTTTGCACAGCCTGCCGAGTCCCATCCTACATCCCACTCCACATGGATGAAATATACAATGTGACTCTTCCATCCTATATGTTATTTGGAGGAGATGGCTATCATATgctgaaagacaaaaatatggGATACAGCAAAG gtgAACCTGATATTGAGGTTGTTTCCCGCTACCTACAGAGAATGGAGAGAGTTTACCCAGCAGTTGAAGGTCGAATAAAGTTTTCTTCTGGAAGTCTTCACAAAGCAAGTCTTACCCTGATCTCTGCATTGTTCACTGCAACATTCTTGCACACTTGA
- the NT5E gene encoding 5'-nucleotidase isoform X3 translates to MLRRRGAESGEGGGGAGRAPQRAAAGRRGPVPGHGVVLPLQGPGGGPLHEPPALRCHGKAGRGTALGNHEFDEGVSGLLDPLLKNANFTVLSGNIKGKTPLGNEMMKYVNPFKIVHFDSESVGIVGYTTQETSFLSQPGDDIIFEDEIEALQVQVNKLTAMGVNKIIALGHSGFTVDKNIAQKVKGVDVVIGGHTNTFLYTGTPPSTEVPAGPYPFMVDSDDGRKVPVVQAYAYGKYLGYLNVTFDKKGNVVEAVGNPILLDSSIPEDEHIKEEVEKWRENLGNYSKEIGKTNVYLNGTSQACRFQECNMGNLLCDAVLYENVGRPDKKSWNHVSMCILNGGGIRSPIDEQSTNGSITMEDLLSVLPFGGRFDMVRVKGSTLKEAFEHSVHRYGRGSGELLQVGGIHVVYDLSRAPGSRVVSLEVLCTACRVPSYIPLHMDEIYNVTLPSYMLFGGDGYHMLKDKNMGYSKGEPDIEVVSRYLQRMERVYPAVEGRIKFSSGSLHKASLTLISALFTATFLHT, encoded by the exons ATGCTTCGGCGGCGTGGCGCGGAGAGCGGCGAGGGTGGCGGCGGAGCGGGCCGCGCACCCCAACGTGCTGCTGCTGGACGCCGGGGACCAGTACCAGGGCACGGTGTGGTTCTCCCGCTTCAAGGGCCGGGAGGCGGTCCACTTCATGAACCTCCTGCGCTACGATGCCATGGTAAAGCGGGCCGGGGGACG GCTTTGGGTAACCATGAGTTCGATGAAGGTGTGAGTGGATTATTGGATCCTCTTcttaaaaatgctaattttaCAGTCCTGAGTGGAAACATTAAAGGGAAAACTCCATTAGGGAATGAAATGATGAAATATGTTAATCCTTTTAAAATAGTTCATTTTGACTCAGAATCAGTAGGAATTGTTGGCTACACTACACAGgaaacttcttttctttcacagccAG gggatGATATAATCTTTGAAGATGAAATTGAAGCATTGCAAGTGCAAGTGAATAAACTTACTGCTATGGGAGTGAACAAAATAATTGCACTAGGACATTCTGGTTTTACCGTGGACAAAAATATTGCCCAAAAAGTGAAAGGAGTGGATGTTGTGATTGGAGGACATACAAACACGTTTCTTTACACAG GCACCCCACCCTCTACTGAAGTGCCAGCTGGCCCATATCCATTCATGGTTGACTCAGATGATGGGAGGAAGGTGCCAGTTGTACAAGCTTACGCTTATGGGAAATATCTTGGTTACTTAAATGTTACATTTGACAAGAAAGGAAATGTAGTTGAAGCAGTTGGGAACCCCATTTTGCTGGACAGCAGTATCCCTGAAG ATGAGCACATTAAAGAAGAAGtggaaaaatggagagaaaacCTGGGGAATTACTCTAAAGAGATTGGAAAAACTAATGTTTACCTGAATGGTACAAGCCAAGCATGCCGTTTCCAGGAATGTAACATGGGAAATTTGCTTTGTGATGCTGTG CTTTATGAAAATGTTGGGCGTCCAGATAAAAAATCATGGAACCACGTTTCAATGTGCATCCTGAATGGAGGTGGGATACGGTCACCCATTGATGAACAGAGCACTAATG GTAGCATTACTATGGAAGATTTGCTGTCTGTTTTGCCATTTGGAGGTCGTTTTGATATGGTAAGGGTAAAAGGCTCCACTCTGAAAGAAGCTTTTGAGCACAGTGTGCATAGATATGGAAGAGGAagtggagagctgctgcaggttgGAG GCATCCATGTGGTCTATGATCTTTCCAGAGCCCCAGGAAGCAGAGTTGTTAGCTTAGAAGTGCTTTGCACAGCCTGCCGAGTCCCATCCTACATCCCACTCCACATGGATGAAATATACAATGTGACTCTTCCATCCTATATGTTATTTGGAGGAGATGGCTATCATATgctgaaagacaaaaatatggGATACAGCAAAG gtgAACCTGATATTGAGGTTGTTTCCCGCTACCTACAGAGAATGGAGAGAGTTTACCCAGCAGTTGAAGGTCGAATAAAGTTTTCTTCTGGAAGTCTTCACAAAGCAAGTCTTACCCTGATCTCTGCATTGTTCACTGCAACATTCTTGCACACTTGA
- the NT5E gene encoding 5'-nucleotidase isoform X1 has translation MRSTCGCRARRAGSAWPRAGQGRRLPGAARRLRGAPGGSPAPRLEKAARPVLPSPPRPPPLRSRGAARSPRIMAGRADPLWLSPWLWLCTAGLCAAAELRLTLLHTNDVHGRVEAQGAGPRRCAGDAPGCFGGVARRAARVAAERAAHPNVLLLDAGDQYQGTVWFSRFKGREAVHFMNLLRYDAMALGNHEFDEGVSGLLDPLLKNANFTVLSGNIKGKTPLGNEMMKYVNPFKIVHFDSESVGIVGYTTQETSFLSQPGDDIIFEDEIEALQVQVNKLTAMGVNKIIALGHSGFTVDKNIAQKVKGVDVVIGGHTNTFLYTGTPPSTEVPAGPYPFMVDSDDGRKVPVVQAYAYGKYLGYLNVTFDKKGNVVEAVGNPILLDSSIPEDEHIKEEVEKWRENLGNYSKEIGKTNVYLNGTSQACRFQECNMGNLLCDAVLYENVGRPDKKSWNHVSMCILNGGGIRSPIDEQSTNGSITMEDLLSVLPFGGRFDMVRVKGSTLKEAFEHSVHRYGRGSGELLQVGGIHVVYDLSRAPGSRVVSLEVLCTACRVPSYIPLHMDEIYNVTLPSYMLFGGDGYHMLKDKNMGYSKGEPDIEVVSRYLQRMERVYPAVEGRIKFSSGSLHKASLTLISALFTATFLHT, from the exons ATGCGGAGCACCTGCGGCTGCCGCGCCCGACGGGCGGGCAGCGCTTGGCCGCGGGCGGGTCAGGGCCGCCGGCTCCCCGGGGCGGCGCGCAGGCTGCGCGGTGCCCCCGGCGGCTCGCCCGCTCCCCGCCTCGAAAAAGCGGCGCGTCCCGTCCTTCCTTccccgccgcggccgcccccTCTCCGGTCCCGCGGAGCGGCGCGCAGCCCTCGCATCATGGCGGGGCGTGCGGACCCGCTGTGGCTGTCCCcgtggctgtggctgtgcacGGCGGGGCTCTGCGCGGCGGCGGAGCTGCGACTGACCCTGTTGCACACCAACGACGTGCACGGGCGGGTGGAGGCGCagggcgcggggccgcggcgctGTGCGGGGGATGCCCCGGGATGCTTCGGCGGCGTGGCGCGGAGAGCGGCGAGGGTGGCGGCGGAGCGGGCCGCGCACCCCAACGTGCTGCTGCTGGACGCCGGGGACCAGTACCAGGGCACGGTGTGGTTCTCCCGCTTCAAGGGCCGGGAGGCGGTCCACTTCATGAACCTCCTGCGCTACGATGCCATG GCTTTGGGTAACCATGAGTTCGATGAAGGTGTGAGTGGATTATTGGATCCTCTTcttaaaaatgctaattttaCAGTCCTGAGTGGAAACATTAAAGGGAAAACTCCATTAGGGAATGAAATGATGAAATATGTTAATCCTTTTAAAATAGTTCATTTTGACTCAGAATCAGTAGGAATTGTTGGCTACACTACACAGgaaacttcttttctttcacagccAG gggatGATATAATCTTTGAAGATGAAATTGAAGCATTGCAAGTGCAAGTGAATAAACTTACTGCTATGGGAGTGAACAAAATAATTGCACTAGGACATTCTGGTTTTACCGTGGACAAAAATATTGCCCAAAAAGTGAAAGGAGTGGATGTTGTGATTGGAGGACATACAAACACGTTTCTTTACACAG GCACCCCACCCTCTACTGAAGTGCCAGCTGGCCCATATCCATTCATGGTTGACTCAGATGATGGGAGGAAGGTGCCAGTTGTACAAGCTTACGCTTATGGGAAATATCTTGGTTACTTAAATGTTACATTTGACAAGAAAGGAAATGTAGTTGAAGCAGTTGGGAACCCCATTTTGCTGGACAGCAGTATCCCTGAAG ATGAGCACATTAAAGAAGAAGtggaaaaatggagagaaaacCTGGGGAATTACTCTAAAGAGATTGGAAAAACTAATGTTTACCTGAATGGTACAAGCCAAGCATGCCGTTTCCAGGAATGTAACATGGGAAATTTGCTTTGTGATGCTGTG CTTTATGAAAATGTTGGGCGTCCAGATAAAAAATCATGGAACCACGTTTCAATGTGCATCCTGAATGGAGGTGGGATACGGTCACCCATTGATGAACAGAGCACTAATG GTAGCATTACTATGGAAGATTTGCTGTCTGTTTTGCCATTTGGAGGTCGTTTTGATATGGTAAGGGTAAAAGGCTCCACTCTGAAAGAAGCTTTTGAGCACAGTGTGCATAGATATGGAAGAGGAagtggagagctgctgcaggttgGAG GCATCCATGTGGTCTATGATCTTTCCAGAGCCCCAGGAAGCAGAGTTGTTAGCTTAGAAGTGCTTTGCACAGCCTGCCGAGTCCCATCCTACATCCCACTCCACATGGATGAAATATACAATGTGACTCTTCCATCCTATATGTTATTTGGAGGAGATGGCTATCATATgctgaaagacaaaaatatggGATACAGCAAAG gtgAACCTGATATTGAGGTTGTTTCCCGCTACCTACAGAGAATGGAGAGAGTTTACCCAGCAGTTGAAGGTCGAATAAAGTTTTCTTCTGGAAGTCTTCACAAAGCAAGTCTTACCCTGATCTCTGCATTGTTCACTGCAACATTCTTGCACACTTGA